The genomic window GATGCTCACCGACGTCAAGCTGCTGGCCCGACTGCTCGGGGTGCCGTATTTCCCCATCACGCCGCTGTTCCCGCTGGCCGGGCCCGCGGGCCTGGTGCCGCTGCCGTCCAAGTGGCACATCGCCTTCGGCGAGCCCATCCACACCGCGGACTACGCGCCCGGTGACGCCGAGGACCCGATGGTCACCTTCGAGTTGACCGACCAGGTGCGCGAGACGATCCAGCAGACGCTGTACCGGCTGCTGGCCGGGCGCCGCAATATTTTCTTTGGCTGAGCTGTGACGCAATAACCCCCGGTGGGCAACACCCCCGGGGGTTATTTGCGTCGTGCGTTACTTGACCAGGGTGAACTGGCAGACACCCGTATACCGGTCGCGGAACAGGTCCGAGCAGCCCCGCAGGTAGTGCATGTAGATGTCGTAGGTCTCCTGACCCTTGAGCTCGATCGCCTTCTCCTTGTTCGCCTCGAGCGCATCGGCCCAGGCGTCCAGCGTCGGCACGTAGTTGTGGCCGATCTTGTGGTAGCGCTCGACCTTCCAGCCGGCCTGCGAGGAGTAGTGGTCAACCTGCGAAATACGGGGCAGCCGACCGCCCGGGAAGATCTCCGTCAGGATGAACTTGATGAACCGCAGCAGGCTCATCGGCGATGTCAGGCCCCACTCCTTGGCCTCTTCCGGCTCCGGGATGGTGATCGTGTGCAGCAACATCCGGCCGTCTTCGGGCGTCAGGTCGTAGAACTTCTTGAAGAAGGTGGCGTATCGCTCGAAGCCGGCGTCACCCGCGCCGTCGGCGAAGTGCTCGAACGCGCCCAACGACACGATCCGGTCGACCGGCTCGTCGAACTCCTCCCAGCCCTGGATCCGTACCTCCTTGCGGCGGGGGCTGTCGATCTCCTTGAACTTCTCGACATCGTGGGCGTACTGGTTCTCGCTCAGCGTCAGGCCGATGACGTTGACGTCGTACTCCTGGACCGCGTGGCGCATGGTGGAGCCCCAGCCGCAGCCGATGTCGAGCAGCGTCATGCCCGGTTCGAGGTTGAGCTTGTCCAGGGAGAGTTTGCGCTTGGCGTACTGGGCCTCTTCCAGCGTCTTGGCGCCCTCTTCCCAGTAGGCGCAGCTGTAGGTCATCGACGGGTCGAGCCACAGCTTGAAGAATTCATTGGACTTGTCGTAGTGGGAGCGGACTGCCTCGACCGGCGGCTTGAGCTGGGTGCTACCCGTTTCCCCTTGTGACGTCATTGAATTGACCCTACTTTCCGGCTGATATGGATGCAATTGCGGCGACGGTCTCCGCAGTGCTCGCTTCTTGAGTTGCGGCTTCGCCCAGCATCGTGACGATGCCGGTGACGACCGGTTTGCCCTCGGCGTCTGTGATCTCGCTGCGGATTTCAGCAAGCACAGTACCGTGCGACTCGATGACCGAGTCTAGATAAGTATCGAAGAAGAGCTTGTCGTGGGCCAAAATTGGCCGGTGAAACTTGAACTTCTGGTCGCGGTGGATGACGCGGGCGATGTTGATCGGAATCTTGAACTTGGTGAAAATCTCGAGCTGCACGCGCCGGCCGGCGACCGCAGCGAACGTCAGGGGCGCCACTAGCGCCGGATATCCGGCAGCCTCGGCGTCGGCTTCGTTGTAGTGCGCTGGGTGGTCGTCTTTGACCGCGACCGCAAACTCCCGAATTTTCTCGCGTCCGACCTCGAAGTAGTCAGATCCTCGGTAATTGCTGCCGATGAGACCTTCGGCTTCTTGGGGGGTCGTCATAAAGCTGTGCTCTCCGCTCGAATAGATGCTAGCGGCGCAGCTTATCAGCGAGATTGCCGCCGAGAAGCCAGTGCCGCCAGCGCGCCGCCGGCCGCGCCCAGCGCCAACGCCGAGGGCACGCCGATGCGGGCGGCTTTCCGAGCGGTCCGAAAATCGCGGATCTCCCAGCCGCGCTCGCGGGCCAGGCTGCGCAGCCGGGCGTCGGGATTGATGGCGACGGCGGTGCCCACCAGCGACAACATCGGCACATCGTTGTAGCTGTCGGAGTAGGCGGTGCAGCGTTTGAGGTTGAGCCCTTCGCGGATGGCCAGCGAGCGAACGGCGTGCGCTTTGCCGGTACCGTGCAGGATCTCGCCGACGAGTCGGCCGGTGAAAATGCCGTCGACCGATTCCGCCACCGTCCCCAGCGCGCCGGTCAGGCCCAGACGACGGGCGATGGTGGCGGCCAACTCGTAGGGGGTGGCGGTGATCAACCAGACTTGCTGCCCGGCGTCCAGATGCATCTGGGTGAGCTCGCGGGTGCCCGGCCAGATCTTGTCGGCGATGATCTCGTCGTAGATTTCTTCGCCCAGGGTGATGAGCTCTTCGACCGACCGGCCTTCGATGAACGCCAGAGCCTTGCGCCGACCGGCGGCGACATCGTTGCTGTTTTCCTTGCCGAGAATCTGGAATTTGGCCTGGGCGTAAATGAAGCCCAGGACGTCGCGATAAGTGAAGTACTCGCGAGCGGCCAGCCCGCGGCCGAAGTGCACCGCCGAGGAGCCCTGCACGAGCGTGTTGTCGACGTCGAAGAATGCTGCGGCGGTCAGGTCGACTGGGGGCGGTTGGCGGCTGTCGTCGGAGCGGATGTCGTCGAGCGCGCGTTCGGCGCTGGCGCTCCCGGCCAACGACCCCAGGTCGGCAGGACCGAAGTGGTCTGCGTTGCCTGGGACCGAGGTAGCCATCGCCGAACCTCCCAAGTCGCTGTGCCCGGTGGCCGGTGTCATGCGGCCGATGTCAACCCTATCCGGCGGAGGTTGTGTGCGGTGGGGGCCGTTGCGGGCTCGCCGCGGGTGTACCGTTTGTCGCTGGGCGTCGTTGCGGGCCGCTGGGGGTTCTACAGCCGCGAGCGTGAAGCCAGGGCGGGCCACCGCCGAGTGTGCGGCTAGGGCGGGCCACCGCCGCGAGTGTGCGGCTAGCCGCACCGTCGGCTCCGAGTGTGCGGCCAGCCTCACACTCGGGCGGCAGCTCAGCTGCGTGGCCGCCGCTCGTACTCGGTGCCTGAGGTGTCGTCCCAGAACTTCGGCGACACGTCGGTCACTCGGTCCTCTGGTGCGATGGCGTCGACTTCTCGCTGGAACGCATCGAAAGTCTCGCGCGCACGCGCGATCTCTTCTTCGGACGGCGGTGGGACGCCTGCCTCTTCCGCTGTCATGAACGTCTTACCGGCGATCTTTTCCATCATCCATCCTCCTCGACCAAGATCGACCACAACTGCGCGAAAGCCGTCCAGATAATTGAGGCAAATCTTCCCCGGTTTATGGATGCGTGCGTTGTGAGTTCACTACTACACGAACGGCAGACACAGCGGACTGAACCCTGAAGTCCGTGATATTCATGTTCGGACTAGACCCTCCACCTGAAGAACGTTATCTCAGCTGTGTGGCCGCTCTTCGAGTTCAGTGCCAGAGGTGTCGTCCCAGAACTTCGGCGACACCTCTTTCATTCGATCTTCCAGCGGTACTGCATCCATTCGTCGTTGAAACGCATCGAAAGCTTCGCGCGCACGCGCGATCTCTTCTTCGGTCGGCGGTGTGACACCGGCCTCTTCTGGTGTCGAAAAAATCTTTCCCGCGAATTCTCTACTCATCGTGGCTGGTCTCCGTTCCTATGCAACTTCCTCAAACGAATGAGCATTATCGCTCGATCATTTCGATGATGGTTCGGCCCGTGACCGGGTCTTGCGACTTGCTTATTACATAAAATTTCGTGCCCGCCGGAAACAGTACTTCTTGTTCGCCAGGGTGAAGAGAGATTGATGTTATGTCTCGTCCTGTGCTCGCAAAAATTTTGAACTCAACGTTGCCAGCGAACGTCGACGACTGAGCTACGGTGGGATCCTTTGTCGCACTGAGGAAACCTCGTTCGGTGATGACCGCAGCGGGCCACCGCCGCGAGTGCGCGGACAGCCGCACCGTCGGCTCCGAGTGCGCGGCCAGCCTCACACTCGGGCGGCAGCTCAGCTGAGTGGCCGCCGTTCGTACTCGGTGCCCGAGGTGTCGTCCCAGAACTTCGGCGAAACGTCGGTCACTCGGTCCTCTGGCGCGATGGCGTCGACTTCTCGCTGGAACGCATCGAAAGTCTCGCGCGCACGCGCGATCTCTTCTTCGGTCGGCGGTGGGACGCCTGCCTCTTCCGCTGTCATGAACGTCTTACCGGCGATCTTTTCCGTCATCCATCCTCCTCGACCAAGATCGACCACAACTGCGCGAAAAGCCCATGTCAGATGGCGCGGTTACTGGATCCAGAGCGGGACCTTAGAAGTAATACTTTCTGGCATGCCATCGAGCAGCGCCGAATTGAGCTGTTCGTAGGAGAGCGCCAGCACCTGCATGTATTTCTCCTCGGATGGTAACGCAATGCCATAACGGTTCGGGTCATCGGAAAGTGTGTACTGCTTGAGATGTCGACTGGCAATCTCTCTGGACGTTCGAGGTCTTATCTTCAAGAAGTAGTCAAGCAAGTGCGGTCCGGCGGGGGACACCTTGATCCGCGGGTCGAGACCTTGCACATTCCATGCGAGTATTACGGAGTTCAATCCGAGCTTCGTCCGCAGGAAGTTTCCAATATTTGTGAGCACGTACTTACCGGCGTCCGTGGGCCGGGAGAATACCGCTTCCACTTTTTCTGATCGCTCGGACGATCTTTCGGGCATCACTGAGTGGACCACATTGTTGTACCCTTCCGGTGCCGGCTCAATTATCCATGCTTGCCAATCCCCCTTTGTTCGCCATTCTGGCCATTCGCGCGATTTCTCGCTATAGTCACTAGGAAAGTATAGGCGCCCATTCTCCCAGGCCGCCTTATCCTTGGGTTGCTCGCCTGCCAACTCATAGATTTGACGCCAAAGTTCGTAGTAATCCACTATTTTGGCGAACGCGTCGCTATCCTGGCGCTCAATATCTGTCACCTTGCGTCCTATCCATCTCCGACGGATTCTCCTGGATCTTTCTGAGGTAACCATCGTCTATCAACCTCAAAATGAAGACGAATTCACCTTCATCATCGACTACTACCCATTGAGACCCACCCCCAGGCTGGCCAAATGCCTCCGAAACGTTGCCATAGCGAACCTCCCAGTTATCGGGGATAGGCTGGCCAGTTCCTTGAAAAACATGATAGTCACCACTCGTGCCCGGGGCGAGGCTGCGTTTCGGATAGCTGTCGCCGACCGCACCCATAAAGTCACCTCGACCGTCGCTTACTTCTCCGATCCTGTCTAGCCACACATCCTCCGGAATACTTCGAGCCGTTTCCCATTGTCCGTCGGCGAAACCATTGTGCTCCGGCCAACGCCATGTCCCTTCGGCGGAATTCCAGAATTTGTCAAGAATCTGTTGAGCAGTCATTCCTGTATACGGACTGTGCAGCGCTGATTCGGCAATATCGGGTGGGCAGCCACGGCGCACCAAATCGGAAACGAGCTGCTCGGGCGACTCGGCAAGACCCAGCTGTGCTTGCCGCCACGGAGGCAGATCCGACGGCTTGGTGTGTCCAGATTGATCCCCCTCCCCAAGATCTTCGGTGGGCGAGCCGTCGGCAGGCGGGTGTGATGGCGGTGATCCCTTGCCCTCGTCAGGGTGATGTGGGCGAGTGCCGCCGCCATCGCCGGGCGGATGCGGACCGCCGCTCGGGGGGTAGGACCGTCCGGATTGGTGACCGCCCGGATCTGCAGCGTGGGATCCGCCGCCGAAGGCCGGTGCCGCTTCGGCCGACGCCCCACCGCCGACCTTGGAGGCAAGTTGGGGCGTCTGTGCCGAATGCGGTGCTGTGGCAACGAGTTGAGCGGGGACAGCATTAGCCGGTTGTGGATGTGGTGCGGACGTCTGCTCTGCCGTTAGAGGAGCAAGCGGCTTGCTGCCGGACCCTGGCACCGCCGCGGTCGGCCGAAGCGACTCACCGGCTGAAGGCTTCCCGCCCATTGGTGGCTTGGACTCGACCGGGCCGTGCGGCAGGGGGCCGCTCGTTGGGCCGGGCGTTG from Mycobacterium kubicae includes these protein-coding regions:
- a CDS encoding HAD family hydrolase, yielding MATSVPGNADHFGPADLGSLAGSASAERALDDIRSDDSRQPPPVDLTAAAFFDVDNTLVQGSSAVHFGRGLAAREYFTYRDVLGFIYAQAKFQILGKENSNDVAAGRRKALAFIEGRSVEELITLGEEIYDEIIADKIWPGTRELTQMHLDAGQQVWLITATPYELAATIARRLGLTGALGTVAESVDGIFTGRLVGEILHGTGKAHAVRSLAIREGLNLKRCTAYSDSYNDVPMLSLVGTAVAINPDARLRSLARERGWEIRDFRTARKAARIGVPSALALGAAGGALAALASRRQSR
- a CDS encoding ADP-ribosyltransferase, with protein sequence MRLAAHSEPTVRLSAHSRRWPAAVITERGFLSATKDPTVAQSSTFAGNVEFKIFASTGRDITSISLHPGEQEVLFPAGTKFYVISKSQDPVTGRTIIEMIER
- the cmaA2 gene encoding cyclopropane mycolic acid synthase CmaA2, producing the protein MTSQGETGSTQLKPPVEAVRSHYDKSNEFFKLWLDPSMTYSCAYWEEGAKTLEEAQYAKRKLSLDKLNLEPGMTLLDIGCGWGSTMRHAVQEYDVNVIGLTLSENQYAHDVEKFKEIDSPRRKEVRIQGWEEFDEPVDRIVSLGAFEHFADGAGDAGFERYATFFKKFYDLTPEDGRMLLHTITIPEPEEAKEWGLTSPMSLLRFIKFILTEIFPGGRLPRISQVDHYSSQAGWKVERYHKIGHNYVPTLDAWADALEANKEKAIELKGQETYDIYMHYLRGCSDLFRDRYTGVCQFTLVK
- a CDS encoding FAS1-like dehydratase domain-containing protein codes for the protein MTTPQEAEGLIGSNYRGSDYFEVGREKIREFAVAVKDDHPAHYNEADAEAAGYPALVAPLTFAAVAGRRVQLEIFTKFKIPINIARVIHRDQKFKFHRPILAHDKLFFDTYLDSVIESHGTVLAEIRSEITDAEGKPVVTGIVTMLGEAATQEASTAETVAAIASISAGK